A stretch of the Xyrauchen texanus isolate HMW12.3.18 chromosome 20, RBS_HiC_50CHRs, whole genome shotgun sequence genome encodes the following:
- the LOC127660564 gene encoding geranylgeranyl pyrophosphate synthase-like isoform X2, protein MKIKEQLLNGFFLNPTSTCYNCQVIIEVTEMLHNASLLIDDIEDSSKLRRGFPVAHSIYGVPSVINSANYVYFLGLEKVLTLDHPEAVRVFTRQLLELHRGQGLDIHWRDTYTCPSEDEYRAMVLQKTGGLFGLAVGLMQLFSDWKRDLKPLLDTLGLFFQIRDDYANLNSPEYSANKSFCEDLTEGKFSFPTIHAIWSRPESTQVQNILRQRTENVDIKRYCVDYLEKVGSFAYTRQTLIILEADAYRLIEKLGGNPELEALLEHLSCMYKAPEGGVSVSQSK, encoded by the coding sequence GTCATTATTGAGGTGACCGAGATGCTTCACAATGCCAGTCTGTTGATTGACGATATCGAAGACAGCTCTAAGCTGCGGCGTGGTTTCCCCGTCGCCCATAGCATCTACGGTGTGCCCTCTGTCATTAACTCCGCCAACTACGTCTACTTCCTGGGCCTAGAGAAGGTCCTCACGTTAGACCACCCCGAGGCCGTGCGCGTCTTCACCCGTCAGCTGCTGGAGCTGCACCGCGGCCAGGGTCTCGACATCCACTGGCGCGACACGTACACCTGCCCGAGCGAGGACGAGTACCGCGCCATGGTGCTTCAGAAAACCGGTGGTCTTTTTGGCCTCGCGGTGGGACTCATGCAGCTTTTCTCTGATTGGAAACGAGATCTAAAACCACTTTTAGACACCCTGGGACTTTTCTTCCAAATTCGTGACGACTACGCCAACTTGAACTCGCCAGAGTACAGCGCTAACAAGAGCTTCTGTGAAGATCTGACGGAAGGGAAGTTCTCTTTTCCCACCATACACGCCATCTGGTCGCGACCCGAGAGCACGCAAGTGCAGAATATATTGCGCCAGCGCACCGAGAATGTGGATATTAAACGTTATTGCGTGGACTACCTGGAGAAGGTGGGTTCTTTTGCTTACACGCGTCAGACGCTAATAATCCTTGAAGCAGATGCATACCGACTGATCGAGAAGCTGGGAGGAAACCCCGAACTAGAGGCCCTGTTGGAGCACCTCAGTTGCATGTACAAAGCGCCAGAGGGCGGGGTTTCAGTCAGCCAATCAAAATAG